Proteins from a genomic interval of Rosa chinensis cultivar Old Blush chromosome 2, RchiOBHm-V2, whole genome shotgun sequence:
- the LOC112188033 gene encoding pyrophosphate-energized membrane proton pump 2, whose amino-acid sequence MLMGGDLEDGNLGPYQDRLRTFPNMRGKSYNPLIFRILRRINVRVLFVILLLALGVVFYIGASTSPIIVFVFSVCIISFLLAMHLAKWVLAKDEGPPEMGQISDAIRDGAEGFFRTQYGTISKMAFLLAAVILCIYLFRTTTPQQESSGLGRVATACITVAAFLLGAFCSGIAGYVGMWVSVRANVRVSSAARRSAREALQIAVRAGGFSAMIVVGMAVIGIAILYSTFYVWLGVDTPGSMKVTDLPLLLVGYGFGASFVALFAQLGGGIYTKAADVGADLVGKVEQGIPEDDPRNPAVIADLVGDNVGDCAARGADLFESIAAEIISAMILGGTMAQRCKIEDPSGFILFPLVVHSFDLVISSVGILSIRGTRDSGAKGSIEDPMTILERGYSVTVVLAVLTFGASTRWLLYTEQAPSAWFHFALCGLVGIITAYIFVWITKYYTDYKYEPVRTLALASSTGHGTNIIAGVSLGLESTALPVLVISVAIVSAYWLGQTSGLVDENGVPTGGLFGTAVATMGMLSTAAYVLTMDMFGPIADNAGGIVEMSQQPESVREITDLLDAVGNTTKATTKGFAIGSAALASFLLFSAYMDEVATFAREPFKQVDIAIPEVFVGGLLGSMLIFLFSAWACSAVGRTAQEVVREVRRQFIERPGIMEYKEKPDYARCVAIVASASLREMIKPGALAIVSPIAVGITFRIFGYYTGQPLLGAKVVASMLMFATVSGILMALFLNTAGGAWDNAKKYIETGVLGGKGSDCHKAAVTGDTVGDPFKDTAGPSLHVLIKMLATITLVMAPVFL is encoded by the exons ATGCTCATGGGTGGCGATTTGGAGGATGGTAATTTGGGGCCTTACCAAGACAGGCTGAGGACATTTCCAAACATGCGTGGTAAATCTTACAACCCATTG ATTTTTCGAATTTTGAGGCGAATAAATGTTCGTGTcctttttgtgattttgcttCTGGCACTTGGAGTGGTCTTTTACATTGGAGCAAGCACTTCTCCTATCATTGTGTTCGTCTTCTCAGTTTGTATTATCAGCTTCCTTCTGGCAATGCACCTTGCCAAATGGGTTCTTGCAAAAGATGAGGGACCTCCAGAGATGGGTCAG ATATCAGATGCAATACGTGATGGAGCTGAAGGTTTCTTCAGGACCCAGTATGGGACCATCTCTAAGATGGCATTTTTACTGGCTGCAGTTATCCTTTGCATATACTTATTTCGCACTACGACTCCTCAGCAAGAGTCATCTGGCCTTGGAAG ggtagcCACTGCATGTATTACTGTAGCTGCATTTCTTTTGGGAGCTTTCTGTTCAGGTATTGCAGGGTATGTCGGGATGTGGGTATCAGTTCGTGCCAATGTTCGAGTCTCTAGTGCTGCGAGACGGTCTGCAAGGGAGGCATTGCAG ATAGCTGTTCGTGCTGGTGGTTTTTCTGCTATGATTGTCGTTGGTATGGCTGTAATCGGTATTGCCATCCTGTATTCCACATTTTATGTCTGGCTGGGAGTGGATACACCGGGTTCAATGAAGGTTACTGACT tgcctcttcttcttgttggaTACGGCTTTGGAGCTTCTTTTGTTGCCTTATTTGCTCAGCTGGGTGGGGGAATATACACAAAAGCAGCTGATGTTGGAGCAGATCTTGTTGGAAAAGTTGAGCAGGGGATTCCTGAAGATGATCCTAGGAATCCTGCTGTGATAGCAGATCTG GTTGGAGATAATGTCGGGGATTGTGCGGCTAGAGGTGCTGATCTTTTTGAAAGTATTGCTGCTGAAATAATCAGTGCTATGATACTTGGGGGAACAATGGCTCAACGTTGTAAAATTGAAG ATCCTTCTGGTTTCATCTTGTTTCCTCTGGTTGTTCACTCTTTTGATCTGGTGATTTCATCGGTTGGAATACTTTCAATCAGGGGTACACGAGATTCTGGTGCGAAGGGTTCTATAGAGGATCCAATGACAATTCTTGAGAGAGGATACTCAGTCACAGTAGTTTTAGCTGTTCTGACATTTGGTGCG TCTACCCGATGGTTGTTATACACTGAACAAGCACCGTCTGCGTGGTTTCACTTTGCCTTATGTGGATTAGTTGGCATCATCACTGCATATATTTTTGTGTGGATAACCAAGTACTATACAGACTACAAGTATGAGCCTGTACGCACATTAGCTCTTGCGAGCTCCACAGGTCATGGGACTAATATAATCGCTGGCGTCAGTTTGGGTCTGGAATCAACAGCTCTTCCTGTTCTTGTCATTAGCGTAGCTATTGTTTCAGCTTACTGGCTGGGCCAGACCTCTGGACTCGTGGACGAAAATGGTGTTCCTACTGGCGGGCTGTTTGGCACAGCTGTAGCAACAATGGGCATGCTAAGTACTGCTGCTTATGTTCTCACGATGGATATGTTTGGTCCAATAGCTGATAATGCTGGTGGAATTGTAGAGATGAGTCAGCAG CCAGAAAGTGTTCGCGAGATCACCGACCTTCTTGATGCAGTAGGAAACACTACAAAAGCTACCACCAAAGGGTTTGCCATTGGATCTGCTGCACTTGCATCTTTTCTTCTGTTTAGTGCTTATATGGATGAGGTAGCTACATTTGCCCGTGAACCTTTCAAGCAG GTTGATATTGCCATTCCAGAAGTTTTTGTTGGCGGATTGTTGGGCTCTATGCTTATTTTCTTATTTAGTGCCTGGGCGTGTTCAGCAGTTGGCCGAACTGCTCAAGAGGTTGTCAGGGAAGTAAGAAGGCAATTTATTGAGAGGCCTGGTATAATG GAATATAAGGAGAAGCCAGATTATGCACGTTGTGTTGCTATTGTAGCATCTGCATCTTTGAGGGAGATGATAAAACCTGGTGCCTTGGCTATTGTTTCACCTATAGCAGTTG GTATTACTTTCCGGATATTTGGATACTATACTGGGCAGCCTCTACTTGGTGCTAAAGTTGTGGCTTCCATGCTGATGTTTGCAACAGTGTCGGGTATTCTCATGGCTCTTTTCCTGAACACGGCAGGTGGTGCCTGGGATAACGCAAAGAAGTACATCGAGACGGGGGTTCTCGGAGGCAAAGGAAGTGATTGTCATAAGGCTGCAGTTACAGGAGACAC AGTGGGAGACCCATTCAAAGACACAGCTGGACCTTCACTTCATGTCCTTATTAAAATGCTTGCTACAATAACGCTGGTCATGGCTCCTGTCTTTCTCTGA